A region of Shewanella psychromarinicola DNA encodes the following proteins:
- a CDS encoding haloacid dehalogenase type II, translating to MRILLSLATAFFMLNTSSAFAKDPANTAVQPPLTKPKVIIFDVNETLLDLENMRASVGKALNGREDLLPLWFSTMLHHSLVVSATGDYQTFGSIGVASLQMVAEINGIAITPEQAKTAILTPLRSLPAHPDVAEGLAKLKAQGYKLVTLTNSSLEGVTLQLKNAHLSQYFDANLSIESVGVFKPYLKTYQWAIKDLGVNADEALMVAAHGWDIAGADKAGLQTAFIRRQGKVLFPLAAQPDYKVLDVIELASILAKFN from the coding sequence ATCCGTATTTTATTATCGCTTGCCACTGCTTTTTTTATGCTTAATACCAGTAGCGCTTTTGCTAAAGATCCAGCAAATACTGCGGTGCAACCCCCATTAACTAAGCCTAAAGTGATTATTTTTGATGTTAATGAAACCTTGTTAGATCTTGAAAATATGCGCGCCTCTGTGGGTAAAGCACTTAATGGCCGTGAAGATTTACTGCCATTATGGTTCTCAACCATGCTGCACCATTCTTTGGTTGTTTCAGCGACAGGTGATTACCAAACGTTTGGCAGTATTGGCGTTGCGTCACTGCAAATGGTCGCCGAAATCAACGGCATTGCCATCACACCAGAACAAGCTAAAACTGCGATACTAACGCCACTGCGTTCATTACCTGCTCATCCAGATGTTGCCGAAGGCTTAGCTAAATTGAAGGCCCAAGGCTACAAACTAGTGACCTTAACTAACTCCTCATTAGAAGGCGTAACCTTACAGCTTAAAAACGCTCATTTAAGCCAGTATTTTGATGCCAACTTAAGCATAGAATCTGTTGGGGTATTTAAGCCGTATTTAAAAACTTACCAATGGGCCATTAAAGATTTAGGCGTTAATGCAGATGAAGCGTTAATGGTTGCTGCACACGGCTGGGATATTGCCGGTGCAGATAAAGCCGGCTTACAAACCGCCTTTATTCGTCGCCAAGGTAAAGTGTTGTTCCCGCTAGCAGCACAACCAGATTACAAGGTACTGGATGTTATTGAACTCGCCAGCATATTGGCTA